One genomic segment of Musa acuminata AAA Group cultivar baxijiao chromosome BXJ3-3, Cavendish_Baxijiao_AAA, whole genome shotgun sequence includes these proteins:
- the LOC135632591 gene encoding F-box protein At1g49360-like yields the protein MDVLGEIVSRLSHKDYVRCTAVCRSWRQCPPPPRPGARSMRLFMLPENGECRIIDPSRNAVIHVDFPELAGVDVLSSKAGWLLLRQTDLSLFFFRPSTRTCIHLPPTNRVLYPQNCTAAFSAAPTAPDCVAVILNCLLGRTEVLTWRPGDDRWTVRIFAETFVFTRIYELFACGHLFYCQGYDLRVCVFDSRESTLREAEVIRDFTYADCETYLTEFEGELHVVFIGGCCTRVCVHRVDSSLTLKEEVRSLEDRTIYVGRWMADMVRSTEGQVMNKVYFPITLTRSDKYLQHFSMKTEKYYPNRPLNMRKKLRTMWDDRIEHRVWIEADKSMLDLEESMSSSRH from the coding sequence ATGGACGTTCTCGGCGAAATTGTCTCCCGCCTCTCCCACAAGGATTACGTCCGCTGCACCGCCGTCTGCAGGAGTTGGCGGCAGTGTCCGCCGCCGCCACGCCCCGGCGCCCGCTCCATGCGACTCTTCATGTTGCCGGAGAACGGCGAGTGCAGGATCATCGACCCTTCACGCAACGCGGTTATCCACGTAGATTTCCCGGAACTTGCGGGAGTCGATGTCCTCTCCTCCAAAGCTGGTTGGCTTCTGCTGCGGCAGACCGATCTCTCGCTCTTCTTCTTCCGCCCCTCAACGAGGACCTGCATACACCTTCCCCCGACCAACCGCGTCCTGTACCCTCAGAACTGCACCGCCGCTTTCTCCGCCGCACCGACCGCACCGGACTGCGTCGCCGTCATCCTCAACTGCTTGCTCGGTCGCACAGAGGTCTTGACATGGCGCCCCGGCGATGATCGATGGACGGTCCGCATCTTCGCCGAGACATTCGTCTTCACCAGAATCTACGAGCTCTTTGCCTGCGGCCATCTCTTCTATTGCCAAGGGTACGACCTCAGGGTCTGCGTCTTCGACTCGAGGGAAAGCACATTGCGAGAAGCTGAAGTGATCAGAGATTTCACTTACGCGGATTGTGAGACCTACCTGACGGAGTTTGAGGGGGAGCTGCATGTGGTGTTCATCGGGGGTTGCTGCACTAGGGTTTGTGTTCACAGGGTGGATTCCTCGTTGACTCTGAAGGAGGAGGTCAGGAGCTTGGAGGATCGGACTATTTACGTGGGTCGATGGATGGCGGACATGGTGAGATCGACGGAGGGGCAGGTGATGAACAAGGTCTATTTCCCCATAACCTTGACGAGATCAGACAAATACTTGCAGCACTTCTCCATGAAGACGGAGAAATACTATCCCAATCGTCCATTGAACATGCGGAAGAAACTCCGCACCATGTGGGACGATAGGATCGAACATCGGGTTTGGATCGAAGCCGACAAGAGCATGCTGGACTTGGAAGAGTCGATGAGTTCAAGTCGACACTGA